The Armatimonadia bacterium genome contains a region encoding:
- a CDS encoding FAD-binding protein, which produces MSAIKELEVGGQRLPVQEFQAVIIGSGAAGLNCAEHLHELGVTDIALLTSRLGSGTSANSGSDKQTYYKMGVFGDVADSPMEFAQSLVAGGMCHGDMAYVEGLGSLPEFFHLVRNGVGFPHNRYGAYVGYKTDHDPRQRATSAGPKTSMQMVEKSLAKVRRKGTPIFDGFEAIRLLTAPVGSDPTARRIVGVLALDRSRLAEKSTGLVVFLAPQVVLATGGPGELYKTSVYPPGQVGSHGLALEVGCQASNLTESQFGLASTGFRWNLSGTYQQVIPCYFSTDTAGGDVRYFLNDYFQSMRQEATNIFLKGYQWPFHAERLLDYGSSLVDIAVFNETRAGRKVYMDFLRNPVSGGNLEEFSLENLEPEARVYLERSGALQATPYERLEHMNPAAIEIYTEHGVDLHEPLEVAVCSQHCNGGLTVDLWWRTKVDGLFAIGEVAGTHGVRPGGSALNAGQVGGLRVAQYIAHQQSTGKTGELPSPEEVRAQIEAEREEIGRYLKAGADAPNVGEVRREIQERMTEYASQVRSREGVEKALREAEVLCERIATVGQKLHRREQLVAALENEHLCRTHLAFLTALQNLIERGGGSRGAYVVLDEEGDRVVATPKGESLRHRSENLPMRQEVLEVHAEDGRHFKALVTPVRPLPEDDSWYETTWREWREGTVFD; this is translated from the coding sequence ATGTCCGCTATCAAAGAACTTGAGGTAGGCGGCCAGCGGTTGCCTGTGCAGGAGTTCCAGGCAGTCATCATCGGATCCGGCGCCGCCGGCCTGAACTGCGCCGAGCACCTCCACGAGCTGGGTGTGACGGACATCGCACTACTCACCTCGCGGCTGGGAAGTGGGACCTCGGCGAACTCGGGCTCCGACAAACAGACCTACTACAAGATGGGGGTCTTCGGCGACGTCGCCGACAGCCCGATGGAGTTCGCGCAGTCGCTGGTTGCCGGAGGCATGTGCCACGGTGACATGGCCTACGTCGAGGGCCTGGGATCGCTGCCGGAGTTCTTCCACCTGGTGCGCAACGGGGTGGGGTTTCCGCACAATCGCTACGGGGCCTACGTGGGCTACAAGACGGACCACGACCCGCGGCAGCGCGCTACCTCAGCAGGCCCGAAGACCTCGATGCAGATGGTCGAGAAGAGCCTGGCGAAGGTCCGGCGGAAGGGGACGCCCATCTTCGACGGCTTCGAGGCAATCCGGCTGCTGACCGCGCCCGTCGGAAGCGACCCGACAGCCCGCAGGATCGTCGGCGTGCTGGCCCTGGATCGCTCACGCCTGGCGGAGAAGAGCACCGGTCTCGTGGTGTTCCTGGCTCCGCAGGTTGTTCTGGCCACGGGAGGTCCCGGGGAGCTGTACAAGACCTCGGTGTATCCGCCGGGCCAGGTCGGTAGTCACGGGCTGGCGCTGGAAGTCGGCTGCCAGGCGAGCAACCTCACCGAGTCGCAGTTCGGACTGGCCTCAACGGGATTCCGCTGGAACCTGTCGGGCACCTACCAGCAGGTGATCCCCTGCTACTTCAGCACCGATACGGCCGGCGGAGACGTGCGGTACTTCCTCAACGATTACTTCCAGTCGATGCGCCAGGAGGCCACGAACATCTTCCTGAAGGGCTACCAGTGGCCCTTCCATGCGGAGCGGCTGTTGGACTACGGCTCCTCCCTCGTGGACATCGCGGTGTTCAACGAGACGCGGGCAGGGCGCAAGGTCTACATGGACTTCCTGCGCAACCCGGTAAGTGGCGGCAACCTGGAGGAGTTCAGCCTCGAGAACCTCGAACCGGAAGCTCGCGTCTACCTGGAGCGGTCGGGGGCGCTACAGGCGACGCCTTACGAGCGCCTGGAGCACATGAACCCGGCGGCGATCGAGATCTACACCGAGCACGGCGTGGACCTGCACGAACCGCTGGAGGTTGCGGTTTGCTCGCAACACTGCAACGGTGGCCTGACGGTGGACCTGTGGTGGCGGACGAAGGTGGACGGCCTGTTTGCGATTGGTGAGGTCGCCGGAACCCATGGCGTGCGACCCGGCGGGAGTGCACTGAATGCCGGGCAGGTCGGCGGCCTGCGAGTGGCTCAGTACATCGCGCACCAGCAGTCAACGGGGAAGACGGGGGAGCTTCCGTCCCCGGAGGAAGTGCGAGCGCAGATTGAGGCGGAGAGGGAAGAGATTGGCCGGTACCTGAAGGCGGGTGCCGACGCGCCGAACGTGGGCGAAGTCCGGCGAGAGATCCAGGAGCGCATGACCGAGTACGCTTCCCAGGTGCGAAGCCGGGAGGGTGTGGAGAAGGCCCTGCGGGAGGCGGAAGTGCTCTGCGAGAGGATTGCTACGGTAGGGCAGAAGCTGCACCGACGGGAGCAGTTGGTTGCGGCGCTGGAGAACGAGCATCTGTGCCGCACTCACCTCGCTTTCCTGACGGCCCTGCAGAACCTGATTGAGCGTGGCGGAGGGTCACGAGGCGCCTACGTCGTCCTGGACGAAGAGGGTGACCGGGTGGTGGCGACGCCGAAGGGCGAGAGCCTGCGGCACCGAAGCGAGAATCTGCCGATGCGCCAGGAGGTCCTGGAGGTCCATGCGGAGGATGGCAGGCACTTCAAGGCCCTGGTGACGCCCGTGCGTCCGCTTCCGGAGGACGACTCGTGGTATGAGACGACCTGGCGGGAGTGGCGAGAGGGCACCGTGTTCGATTGA
- a CDS encoding LpqB family beta-propeller domain-containing protein has protein sequence MPRSKLVIALAVLVSLTVTCWAQAPESAVKRYQKGMSLKRTGAVNQALAEMKAAVQLYPKYMEAHYALGWLYRQVGAGDKAVEEFREVIRIAPQSPEAIESARAIQRIRLGPDYSGGREAGRIAFASERGGNTDIYAMDVNGGGLIRLTAHPAVDDSPAWSPDGRRIAFVSERDGNREVYVTTLDGSEVQRITDNSAADSHPVWSPEGRQIAFESNRGGAWDVYTVSLDTGFTSQITRGAGNNRVGSWSPDGRRLAILSDRDGVQKIYLVELGTGTVRRLNANPIAEGRPVFSHDGQYVYFSWQFESNLQVCRESIDGKNLANVTRSPYNDELCDVSADGKQLLIVSDRQSDPELYLVEVASASVRRLTLNPGADRDGVFAPRPKTD, from the coding sequence GTGCCTAGAAGCAAGCTTGTGATCGCTCTTGCAGTGCTGGTGAGCCTGACGGTGACCTGCTGGGCTCAGGCCCCGGAGTCTGCCGTCAAGCGTTACCAGAAGGGTATGAGCCTGAAGCGGACGGGGGCGGTGAATCAGGCCCTTGCGGAGATGAAGGCGGCGGTCCAGCTCTACCCCAAGTACATGGAGGCGCACTACGCTCTGGGCTGGCTGTACCGGCAGGTAGGAGCCGGTGACAAGGCAGTGGAGGAGTTCCGCGAGGTCATCCGCATCGCCCCGCAGAGCCCGGAGGCGATTGAGTCGGCGCGCGCGATCCAGCGGATTCGGCTGGGGCCGGACTACAGCGGAGGAAGGGAAGCCGGTCGGATTGCCTTCGCCTCGGAACGGGGAGGCAACACCGATATCTATGCGATGGATGTGAACGGTGGCGGGCTGATTCGGCTGACGGCCCATCCGGCTGTGGACGATTCGCCGGCATGGTCGCCCGATGGTCGCCGAATCGCCTTCGTGTCGGAGCGCGACGGGAACCGCGAAGTGTATGTGACCACCCTCGACGGCAGTGAGGTACAGCGCATCACCGACAACTCGGCGGCTGACAGCCACCCGGTGTGGTCGCCCGAGGGCCGACAGATTGCCTTCGAGTCGAACCGTGGGGGAGCCTGGGACGTGTATACTGTGTCGCTGGACACCGGCTTCACGAGCCAGATCACGCGGGGTGCAGGGAACAACCGGGTTGGAAGCTGGTCACCCGATGGGCGACGGCTCGCGATCCTGAGCGACCGGGACGGGGTGCAGAAGATATACCTGGTTGAGCTGGGCACCGGGACGGTCCGGCGGCTCAATGCAAACCCAATCGCCGAGGGGCGGCCGGTGTTCAGTCACGATGGTCAGTATGTGTACTTCTCCTGGCAGTTCGAGTCGAACCTGCAGGTGTGCCGCGAGAGCATCGACGGGAAGAACCTTGCGAATGTGACCCGCAGCCCCTATAACGATGAGTTGTGCGATGTCTCGGCGGATGGCAAGCAGTTGCTGATCGTGTCGGATCGGCAGAGCGACCCGGAGCTGTACCTGGTGGAGGTGGCTTCGGCTTCAGTGCGTCGGCTGACGCTCAACCCGGGTGCAGATCGAGATGGAGTGTTTGCACCGCGCCCGAAGACAGACTAG
- a CDS encoding HEAT repeat domain-containing protein, with translation MDEQHALCLALVPFDPFYAEVWSAGVAAAFGTPPLSKTYRCVRGEDLFLAAPFTDTIHQSIDRAELIVADITGRDPSVMYQLGYAVHADRPILLVGREGSQSPLPPARAQLITYPLEPTADGLASFAARLSKVVSEMPPPVPQETLAALMEGLKSREWNERREAARGLGRLKARASVPALVDALSDENWNVRAAVSWALREIGDPMIVEMVVALLHDPMPFVRRSAAWTLREIGGDTAIRALLTHFDDPSPGVRETVAWAFKELQDARAIPKLIAALDNDEYAVRRAAAEALCVNTDPAALPVLRLALTSPDAGVRGAAARAVGIMKDLASVELLVRLLNDPGWPVRQAAARALGEIGDARAAKALGRVLADPEEDVRWAAIEALTRLDCPEAQEIVTKAAQDESQPELVRGVAEAAVAAREGKPS, from the coding sequence ATGGACGAACAGCACGCGCTCTGCCTGGCACTGGTACCCTTCGATCCATTCTACGCCGAGGTCTGGTCCGCCGGCGTGGCGGCGGCCTTCGGGACGCCACCCTTGTCGAAGACTTACCGCTGCGTGCGAGGAGAAGACCTCTTCCTTGCCGCACCCTTCACCGACACGATCCACCAGAGCATCGACCGGGCTGAGCTGATTGTCGCGGACATCACCGGCCGGGACCCGAGCGTCATGTACCAACTGGGGTACGCCGTCCATGCCGACCGGCCGATCCTGCTGGTCGGCCGCGAGGGCTCGCAGAGCCCGCTGCCTCCCGCCCGGGCACAGCTCATCACCTATCCTCTCGAGCCGACCGCCGATGGCCTGGCGTCCTTCGCTGCCCGTCTGAGCAAGGTCGTCAGTGAGATGCCGCCACCGGTGCCGCAGGAGACGCTGGCGGCGCTGATGGAGGGCCTCAAGTCACGGGAATGGAACGAGCGACGCGAGGCGGCACGAGGTCTCGGCCGTCTCAAGGCCCGGGCGTCGGTTCCTGCGCTGGTGGATGCGCTCTCCGACGAGAACTGGAACGTGCGTGCAGCGGTCTCCTGGGCACTTCGTGAGATCGGCGATCCGATGATTGTGGAGATGGTGGTGGCCCTGCTGCACGATCCAATGCCCTTCGTGCGTCGCTCGGCGGCCTGGACCCTGCGTGAGATCGGCGGCGACACGGCAATACGGGCCCTGCTGACGCACTTCGACGACCCTTCGCCCGGTGTGCGTGAGACGGTGGCCTGGGCCTTCAAGGAGCTTCAGGATGCGCGCGCGATCCCGAAGTTGATTGCGGCGCTGGATAACGATGAGTATGCAGTGCGACGCGCAGCCGCTGAGGCCTTGTGCGTGAACACCGATCCGGCGGCGCTTCCGGTGCTGCGGCTCGCGCTGACCAGTCCGGATGCGGGAGTTCGGGGTGCCGCGGCGCGAGCCGTGGGGATCATGAAGGACCTCGCCAGTGTGGAGCTGCTCGTGCGGCTGCTCAACGACCCCGGGTGGCCGGTGCGACAGGCGGCTGCCCGTGCCCTGGGCGAGATCGGCGACGCTCGTGCGGCGAAGGCCCTTGGACGCGTTCTGGCCGACCCCGAGGAGGACGTGCGCTGGGCAGCGATTGAGGCTCTGACGCGCCTCGACTGCCCCGAGGCGCAGGAGATCGTGACGAAGGCGGCCCAGGACGAGTCGCAGCCGGAGTTGGTACGGGGTGTTGCTGAGGCCGCCGTGGCTGCGCGTGAGGGTAAACCGTCCTAA
- a CDS encoding POTRA domain-containing protein: MTPSCRRTGLVTLLLVLSWCVCCLPSMAAPGRLAQVKVLGNQEVKTETIRQAAEAALAQSPKDATLQDVAEPVRQAIMKLGYFDSVQVVPSPMAGGAGLLVTVKELRRASKITFVGNALMSSDDLTAAITTKPGLFLNERLLQRDAQRVAEAYAQKGLKASVSDLRVSTAGEVVFTVAEPQISELCVTGLRVVKPEEVAGLVTVKAGGPPVEDKIAESVSALRHTGWFSEVKPRLTPAPDGQTGLVLEFVVSERPGIFPERVGAPLEKIDVARLRSDISPPRLDIQYQASVRLNEYLLDTKEEVPVALTRLEAAAKKVEAAKAGRDEAATLLEYGRALEAADRGTEAKAVFGAASEVYGRLSQADPKDYALLVALGEALGSSGKRPEALDALRKACELQPQKWEAHTRFVQTAASHLYTELGHWMAAQQGPVTTEALRQSAPIRAMVELVPWEKTAAAMRAVCPPGATEDDLSKLGREARQHLAEALRVAPEEPRVRRAEFETVIGTLFAALGAAGQEESVWQALGADAEVAAAKVQKLADSDAGVALWSSFVQSTSAVLFLTGAPQVAVSEERINQEFRSLAEALTKITERWPNSLRTTGSLLGIMQFLAGQNELAKATFDKAVTLNPFDRQNYNALLGLAYQAEDWGEMDRLVRKRMAVMPAPEDLILLGKIADRQGNQEAVGQAFEQAMTQFPQEALGYLAMAGYKLRRGDDEGGGKLLEQGLSLAPHSGYGYALCCALSLVEGKAQEAGSALRQSLKLDPEDELANLLRYRYFVQ, from the coding sequence ATGACCCCATCGTGCAGGCGGACCGGCCTCGTCACCCTTCTTCTCGTGTTGTCCTGGTGTGTCTGTTGCCTTCCGTCGATGGCGGCTCCGGGACGGCTTGCCCAGGTCAAGGTTCTCGGCAACCAGGAAGTGAAGACGGAGACGATTCGACAAGCGGCCGAAGCGGCCCTTGCGCAGAGTCCCAAGGATGCAACGCTGCAGGACGTGGCTGAGCCCGTCCGCCAGGCCATCATGAAGCTGGGGTACTTTGACAGCGTTCAGGTGGTGCCCTCCCCGATGGCCGGAGGCGCGGGCCTGTTGGTGACGGTTAAGGAGTTGCGGCGAGCATCCAAGATCACCTTCGTCGGGAATGCGCTGATGTCCAGCGACGACCTGACGGCGGCCATCACCACCAAGCCGGGGCTGTTCCTGAATGAGCGGCTTCTGCAGCGTGACGCCCAGCGGGTCGCAGAAGCCTATGCCCAGAAGGGCCTGAAGGCTTCGGTCAGTGACCTGAGGGTATCGACGGCAGGCGAAGTCGTCTTCACGGTGGCTGAGCCGCAGATCAGCGAGTTGTGCGTGACCGGGCTAAGGGTCGTCAAACCCGAAGAAGTTGCCGGGTTGGTGACGGTCAAGGCCGGCGGGCCGCCGGTGGAGGACAAGATCGCGGAGTCGGTCTCGGCACTCCGCCACACCGGCTGGTTCAGCGAAGTGAAACCCCGCCTAACCCCTGCCCCCGACGGACAGACCGGGCTCGTGCTGGAGTTTGTGGTGAGTGAACGCCCCGGGATCTTCCCCGAGCGTGTTGGGGCGCCGCTGGAGAAGATTGACGTGGCGCGGTTGAGGTCGGACATCTCTCCCCCCAGATTGGACATCCAGTACCAGGCCTCCGTCCGCCTCAATGAGTACCTTCTCGATACGAAGGAAGAGGTGCCGGTCGCACTGACGAGGCTCGAAGCGGCCGCGAAGAAGGTCGAGGCAGCCAAAGCCGGTCGCGATGAGGCGGCCACCTTGCTCGAGTACGGGCGCGCACTGGAGGCCGCGGATCGCGGCACCGAGGCAAAGGCCGTGTTTGGTGCCGCCAGTGAGGTCTACGGGCGGCTGTCACAGGCAGACCCGAAGGACTATGCGCTGCTGGTGGCCCTGGGTGAGGCCCTTGGCTCCAGCGGGAAGCGGCCGGAGGCGCTCGATGCCCTGCGCAAGGCCTGCGAGCTGCAGCCACAGAAGTGGGAGGCGCACACGCGGTTTGTGCAGACGGCTGCCAGCCATCTGTACACTGAGCTTGGCCACTGGATGGCGGCGCAGCAGGGACCGGTGACAACGGAGGCCCTGCGGCAGTCTGCGCCGATTCGGGCGATGGTCGAGTTGGTGCCCTGGGAGAAGACTGCGGCGGCGATGCGGGCCGTCTGTCCCCCGGGAGCGACGGAAGACGATCTCAGTAAGCTCGGTCGCGAAGCCAGGCAGCACTTGGCCGAGGCCCTGCGTGTGGCCCCTGAAGAGCCCCGTGTGCGCCGGGCGGAGTTTGAGACAGTGATCGGCACCCTGTTCGCGGCGCTGGGCGCTGCCGGCCAGGAGGAATCCGTGTGGCAAGCTTTGGGTGCCGATGCCGAAGTCGCGGCGGCGAAGGTGCAGAAGCTGGCTGATTCCGACGCGGGCGTTGCCCTGTGGTCCAGCTTCGTCCAGAGCACCTCGGCGGTGCTGTTCCTGACCGGTGCGCCCCAGGTGGCGGTCTCGGAGGAGCGCATCAACCAGGAGTTCCGCTCGCTGGCGGAGGCCCTGACGAAGATCACCGAGCGCTGGCCGAACTCCCTGCGTACCACGGGCAGCCTGCTGGGGATCATGCAGTTCCTGGCGGGCCAGAATGAGCTGGCGAAGGCGACCTTCGACAAGGCAGTGACGCTGAACCCCTTCGACCGCCAGAACTACAATGCCCTGCTGGGGCTGGCCTATCAGGCGGAGGACTGGGGAGAGATGGACCGTCTGGTGCGGAAGCGCATGGCTGTGATGCCGGCGCCCGAGGACCTGATTCTGCTAGGCAAGATCGCCGACCGGCAGGGGAACCAGGAAGCGGTCGGCCAAGCCTTCGAGCAGGCGATGACACAGTTCCCGCAGGAGGCGCTGGGCTACCTGGCGATGGCCGGGTACAAGCTGCGAAGGGGCGACGATGAGGGCGGAGGGAAGCTGCTGGAGCAGGGCCTCAGCCTGGCTCCGCACTCGGGGTATGGCTACGCCCTGTGCTGCGCCCTGAGTCTGGTGGAAGGCAAGGCCCAGGAGGCCGGCAGCGCGCTCCGTCAGTCCCTTAAGCTCGACCCGGAAGACGAGCTGGCGAATCTGTTGCGGTACCGGTACTTCGTGCAGTAG
- a CDS encoding Gfo/Idh/MocA family oxidoreductase: protein MSCAKKGFGIVGLGVWGETHLRAYTSNPLAELRGICDQNEARLKDRKAQFGVDFATTDYRELLAREDINAVSVVTPDFLHREIAVAACEAGKHVLLEKPMATSVAEAQAIADAAKANGVMVMTDFHNRWNPAICQVKAAIDQGELGEPQMISLRLNDTIYVPTGMLSWGGTSTVVWFLGSHTVDVVRWLFNDEIVRVYSVSRSRVLAARGVNTPDFFHTICELKGGGVAHIENCWIMSDALPTVCDFRGEVIGSEGTCLLDCIAHRMVEKYSSQPVLPISSTPGAVYPDVSVAMEIHGQPRGFGFESIWHFVDCVAGLRKPLVTPEDGVRNTAVLVAIHKSAELGQPVEVEV, encoded by the coding sequence ATGTCGTGCGCCAAGAAGGGCTTTGGCATCGTCGGACTTGGTGTGTGGGGGGAGACGCATCTTCGGGCCTACACTAGTAACCCACTGGCGGAGCTGCGGGGGATCTGCGACCAGAACGAAGCACGGCTCAAGGACCGGAAGGCGCAGTTCGGTGTGGACTTCGCGACGACCGACTACAGGGAACTCCTGGCTCGCGAGGACATCAACGCCGTCTCCGTTGTCACTCCTGATTTTCTGCACCGTGAGATCGCCGTGGCCGCCTGTGAAGCGGGCAAGCACGTGCTCCTTGAGAAGCCGATGGCGACCAGTGTGGCTGAGGCGCAGGCGATTGCCGATGCTGCGAAGGCCAACGGCGTAATGGTCATGACGGACTTCCACAACCGGTGGAATCCGGCGATCTGTCAGGTGAAGGCGGCCATCGACCAGGGCGAGCTTGGCGAGCCGCAGATGATCAGTCTCCGGCTCAACGACACCATCTATGTCCCGACAGGCATGCTCTCCTGGGGCGGGACCTCGACGGTGGTGTGGTTCCTGGGGTCGCACACGGTCGACGTCGTGCGCTGGTTGTTCAACGATGAGATTGTGCGGGTGTATTCCGTGAGCCGGTCGCGTGTTCTGGCAGCCCGCGGGGTCAACACCCCGGACTTCTTCCACACGATCTGTGAGTTGAAGGGCGGCGGCGTCGCGCACATTGAGAATTGCTGGATCATGTCGGATGCCTTGCCCACCGTCTGCGACTTCCGGGGCGAGGTCATCGGGTCTGAGGGTACCTGCCTTCTGGACTGCATCGCACACCGGATGGTGGAGAAATACTCGAGCCAGCCGGTCCTGCCGATCTCCTCGACGCCCGGCGCGGTCTATCCCGATGTCTCGGTCGCGATGGAGATTCACGGGCAGCCCAGGGGCTTCGGGTTCGAGAGCATCTGGCACTTTGTAGATTGTGTAGCGGGCTTGAGGAAGCCCTTGGTGACCCCCGAAGACGGAGTGCGGAACACGGCGGTCTTGGTGGCGATCCACAAGTCGGCGGAGTTGGGTCAACCGGTGGAGGTGGAGGTCTAG
- a CDS encoding sugar phosphate isomerase/epimerase family protein — MTNTNMPGEASPNGIRLLLCTIAFRDKLLDYALGVSRKLGFDGIEMWGREPHVSERFDETRMRASRKLLDSRGVTPYVLGSYLRFGRTRNEADVNLSDTLHVARWLKTNLVRVWASDVGSAQATEEVWRTTVSEAREACDRAAKLNTTLVVEMHAGTLADTGPSTIRLVEAIGRDNFKVNFQIASHKDGQSCEERLSMVMPWVAHVHAQNYVDIPQHPSDPVRRVPLATGVANYPVLIGMLKEAGYQGAIALEFPYDNCEDRASALEEDLSFLRSICG, encoded by the coding sequence ATGACGAACACCAACATGCCTGGCGAGGCAAGTCCGAACGGGATTAGGTTGCTTCTGTGCACGATCGCGTTCCGGGACAAGCTCCTGGACTACGCGCTCGGCGTGTCCAGGAAGCTCGGCTTCGACGGGATCGAAATGTGGGGACGCGAGCCTCACGTGTCTGAGCGGTTTGACGAGACGCGCATGCGTGCGTCGCGGAAACTGCTGGACAGCCGTGGAGTGACTCCCTACGTGCTGGGGTCGTATCTGCGCTTTGGTCGGACCCGCAACGAGGCTGATGTCAACCTCAGCGACACGCTTCACGTGGCGCGCTGGCTCAAGACCAACCTGGTGCGCGTCTGGGCCTCAGATGTTGGTTCTGCACAGGCTACGGAGGAGGTCTGGCGCACCACGGTCAGTGAGGCCCGGGAGGCCTGCGACCGTGCTGCGAAGCTGAACACGACCCTTGTGGTAGAGATGCATGCCGGGACGCTGGCAGACACCGGTCCGTCGACGATTCGCCTGGTCGAGGCGATCGGGCGCGACAACTTCAAGGTCAACTTCCAGATCGCCTCGCACAAGGACGGTCAGTCGTGCGAGGAGCGGCTGTCCATGGTGATGCCCTGGGTGGCACACGTCCATGCGCAGAACTACGTCGACATCCCTCAGCATCCCTCTGACCCTGTTCGGCGTGTCCCGCTGGCAACGGGAGTTGCCAACTACCCGGTCCTGATCGGTATGCTCAAAGAGGCGGGATACCAGGGCGCCATCGCCCTCGAGTTCCCCTATGACAACTGCGAGGATCGGGCGTCGGCCCTGGAGGAGGACCTGAGTTTCCTGCGGTCGATCTGCGGCTGA
- a CDS encoding CD1871A family CXXC motif-containing protein: protein MRRHLWVVAAVAAVALMAAGLSRGEWKVVFRHATALCTACIGLTEASSE from the coding sequence GTGAGACGTCATCTGTGGGTCGTGGCGGCAGTGGCAGCGGTGGCCCTGATGGCTGCCGGGCTTAGCCGGGGTGAGTGGAAGGTCGTGTTCCGCCACGCGACTGCCCTGTGCACCGCGTGCATCGGCCTCACGGAAGCTTCCTCTGAGTGA
- a CDS encoding 4Fe-4S binding protein, translating to MQVASVVFANSFFLRGWKGFCYPVLNCWSCPSANFACPIGALQNACSDAGYTVPGATNPVRAVLAALPVYALGTLLLFSSLFGRMMCGWLCPFGWLQEQVGRLRKAKAPLPQWLSYPRYLILVALVFVIPYYTHTPWFSKLCPQGALEGGLLQPLLHPELRPMMREWWWLKQVILLGTLVAMLFWRRPFCKVVCPLGAIFALFHRFSAWDIRWERAKCVDCLWCVENCPQGIDPRREVNSHTCVDCLECRKCPYDAIYSAPKWAPPREETEPELKGS from the coding sequence GTGCAGGTTGCCTCTGTGGTCTTCGCCAACTCCTTCTTTCTGCGGGGCTGGAAGGGTTTCTGCTACCCGGTACTGAACTGCTGGTCCTGCCCGTCGGCCAACTTCGCATGCCCGATTGGGGCGCTGCAGAACGCCTGCAGTGACGCTGGCTACACGGTTCCCGGTGCGACGAACCCGGTCCGGGCTGTGCTGGCTGCGCTGCCGGTGTACGCTCTGGGCACGCTGCTGCTATTCAGCAGCCTGTTTGGCCGGATGATGTGTGGGTGGCTGTGCCCCTTCGGATGGCTGCAGGAGCAGGTGGGGCGGCTGCGGAAGGCCAAGGCACCCTTACCGCAGTGGCTCAGTTACCCGCGCTACCTGATCCTGGTCGCGCTGGTCTTTGTCATCCCGTACTACACGCACACGCCGTGGTTCTCGAAGCTGTGCCCGCAGGGAGCGCTGGAAGGCGGCCTGCTACAGCCGCTCCTGCACCCTGAGTTGCGCCCAATGATGCGCGAGTGGTGGTGGCTCAAGCAGGTCATCCTTCTCGGCACGCTCGTGGCGATGCTTTTCTGGCGGCGTCCGTTCTGCAAGGTAGTCTGCCCGCTGGGTGCGATCTTTGCGCTCTTCCACCGGTTCAGCGCCTGGGATATCCGGTGGGAGCGGGCAAAGTGCGTGGATTGCTTGTGGTGTGTGGAGAACTGCCCGCAGGGGATTGATCCGCGTCGCGAGGTGAACAGCCACACTTGCGTGGATTGTCTGGAGTGCCGGAAATGCCCCTACGACGCGATCTACTCCGCGCCGAAGTGGGCGCCGCCACGCGAGGAGACAGAGCCGGAACTCAAGGGGAGTTAG
- a CDS encoding sigma-70 family RNA polymerase sigma factor translates to MGLFSGREEKKQRARREQFEALAGKYYRDIFNAALRMTGSYADAEDLTQEAFMKAYVAFDQFTLGTNFRAWLLRIVTNTHINRYRRACRTPDTMAWEDLTDGGTRRVAEEASKDPLPEDEVLAGIPDETIGPALAALPDEFREAVILSDMHELSYKEIAESLGIPLGTVRSRIFRGRRLLRESLAEYARANGII, encoded by the coding sequence GTGGGCCTTTTCTCCGGCAGGGAAGAGAAAAAGCAGCGGGCGAGACGCGAGCAGTTCGAAGCGTTAGCCGGCAAGTATTACCGTGACATCTTCAACGCGGCCTTGCGAATGACAGGCAGCTATGCGGATGCGGAAGACCTGACTCAGGAGGCCTTCATGAAGGCCTACGTGGCCTTCGATCAGTTCACCCTGGGCACGAACTTCCGGGCCTGGCTGTTGCGGATCGTCACGAACACACATATCAACCGGTACCGACGGGCCTGTCGCACGCCAGACACCATGGCGTGGGAGGACCTGACCGACGGCGGGACACGTCGCGTGGCGGAAGAAGCCTCCAAGGACCCACTTCCGGAGGACGAGGTTCTCGCCGGGATCCCGGACGAGACCATCGGACCTGCGCTGGCGGCGCTGCCTGACGAGTTCCGTGAGGCCGTCATTCTGTCGGACATGCACGAGCTGTCGTACAAGGAGATCGCCGAGAGCCTCGGCATCCCTCTGGGTACGGTACGGAGCCGGATCTTCCGTGGCAGGCGGTTGCTGCGGGAGTCCTTGGCCGAGTACGCCAGAGCCAACGGGATCATCTAG